Proteins encoded within one genomic window of Christensenellaceae bacterium:
- a CDS encoding prolyl oligopeptidase family serine peptidase — protein MQTTLVRFHTKENIRLDGLLFEPEKKTNKIVIHLHGTADYFYRQRFLDSIAKELTNMNGGYSLLTFDNRGSHEEYEFIIEKNNEKTGAVVIGAKNEIFEDCILDIDAAIKFAKSHDYKQIVLSGHSYGCNKVVYYAAQKNFDGKIILLAPCDMLELSKTDNPSGQYWQRREDENFDLFRYGIKTVSNKLVKLRNDILIEIGSDDDAIFQTNKQECIDYLKSAFKNTKLTGHIIKDAGHCYTGKYSEVARSIANWLRL, from the coding sequence ATGCAGACAACACTTGTGCGGTTTCACACAAAAGAAAATATTCGTTTAGATGGTTTATTATTTGAGCCGGAGAAAAAAACAAACAAAATAGTTATTCATTTGCACGGCACAGCAGATTATTTTTATAGGCAAAGATTTTTGGATAGTATTGCGAAAGAATTAACGAATATGAATGGAGGGTACTCTCTTCTGACTTTTGATAATCGCGGCTCACACGAAGAATATGAATTTATTATAGAAAAGAATAATGAAAAAACGGGAGCTGTAGTTATAGGGGCAAAGAATGAGATTTTTGAAGATTGCATATTAGATATTGATGCTGCAATCAAATTTGCAAAAAGCCATGATTATAAACAAATTGTTTTATCCGGCCACAGCTATGGCTGTAATAAAGTTGTTTATTATGCAGCTCAAAAGAATTTTGACGGAAAAATTATCTTGCTTGCTCCGTGTGATATGTTAGAACTTTCAAAAACGGATAACCCAAGCGGTCAATATTGGCAAAGACGGGAAGATGAAAATTTTGATTTATTCAGGTATGGCATTAAGACAGTTTCAAATAAGCTTGTTAAACTTAGAAACGACATACTTATTGAAATCGGCAGCGATGATGATGCAATTTTTCAAACCAACAAGCAGGAATGCATTGACTATTTAAAATCTGCTTTTAAAAATACAAAACTGACCGGTCACATAATCAAAGATGCAGGGCATTGTTATACCGGAAAATATTCTGAAGTTGCGCGCAGTATCGCTAATTGGCTAAGATTGTGA